From a single Fuerstiella sp. genomic region:
- a CDS encoding glycosyltransferase encodes MNSSSIDFGRTDRPRLIVFMPAPANTTPSQRFRWEMWTPLLQEVVDVETVFIHSSDAGSFSGTFGKRLMDYRSAIRYIRSGVLRGAHVVIQRRLGRLGWPFLEKAVLNAGCRAVYFDLDDAVFISVLASRSRVKTFVKRCLNYTKFLMRNTDLSFCGNEWLADNVRAVGRPAIVAPTTVELQECKQQRDSGPLVIGWSGSKTTVRYIQELLPQLEKLRHNFDFKLLVIGGSVSSSSIDVECRPWRAQTEYDDIRSIDIGLMPLPHFEWSKGKCALKALQYMSHGIPTVASDFGANRDVITPGESGLLASETDWCEQLASLLQSSDLRHRLGGAGHEVVRARYTPAAVVPTILGTLNEYDRKD; translated from the coding sequence TTGAATTCGTCTTCGATTGATTTCGGCCGGACTGACAGGCCACGGCTGATTGTCTTCATGCCGGCACCGGCGAATACCACGCCGTCTCAGCGGTTTCGCTGGGAAATGTGGACGCCGCTGCTTCAGGAAGTCGTTGACGTTGAAACCGTGTTTATTCACTCGTCTGATGCAGGATCATTTTCTGGCACATTCGGGAAACGCCTGATGGATTATCGATCGGCAATCCGTTACATCCGGTCGGGCGTTTTGAGGGGTGCACATGTTGTGATTCAGCGCCGGCTGGGCCGGCTGGGCTGGCCGTTTCTTGAAAAAGCAGTACTCAATGCCGGCTGCAGGGCCGTTTACTTTGATCTTGATGATGCGGTATTCATCAGCGTGCTCGCGTCGCGAAGTCGGGTGAAGACCTTCGTGAAACGATGCCTCAATTACACCAAGTTCTTGATGCGGAATACGGATCTCAGTTTCTGTGGAAACGAATGGTTGGCCGACAATGTCAGAGCGGTAGGTCGACCAGCGATTGTCGCACCCACGACCGTAGAGCTGCAGGAATGCAAACAGCAGCGAGACAGTGGCCCTTTAGTGATCGGGTGGAGCGGCAGTAAAACAACTGTCCGGTATATTCAGGAGTTGCTGCCACAGCTCGAAAAACTACGGCACAATTTCGATTTCAAGCTGCTGGTGATTGGCGGCAGCGTTTCCAGTTCATCCATTGATGTTGAATGCCGTCCGTGGAGGGCTCAAACAGAGTACGACGACATTCGTTCGATTGATATCGGATTGATGCCATTGCCACATTTTGAATGGTCGAAAGGCAAATGTGCTCTGAAAGCGCTGCAGTATATGTCGCATGGAATCCCCACAGTGGCGTCGGATTTTGGGGCGAACCGTGATGTGATCACACCTGGGGAATCCGGCCTGCTTGCGAGCGAAACGGACTGGTGTGAGCAGTTGGCGTCGCTACTGCAGTCATCTGACCTCAGGCACAGGCTTGGCGGTGCCGGCCATGAGGTTGTCAGGGCGAGATACACGCCGGCCGCCGTCGTCCCGACGATTCTTGGTACGCTGAATGAATACGACAGAAAAGACTGA
- a CDS encoding NAD-dependent epimerase/dehydratase family protein, whose amino-acid sequence MNDSVLVTGGAGFIGSHVVDSLVSREFDVVALDDLSGGYAANVNSRATFIEGSILDVDLIDQLFSRYRFRRVYHLAAYAAEGLSHFIRRFNYTNNVVGSINLINASVNSDVDCFVFTSSIAVYGANQVPMSEDLMPNPEDPYGIAKRAVELDLMAAKEMFGLDYVTFRPHNVYGERQNIGDRYRNVVGIFMRQAMMNEPFTIFGDGNQTRAFTHVADIADIIARSPDVDGARNQVFNVGADEILTVNELGRTVSSAMGVEFQPEYLAARKEVVHAYADHSKSDRVFDCRTKISIQEGIPRMADWAKEIGPRRSPLFSGIEILQNLPPSWSDELQL is encoded by the coding sequence ATGAATGATTCCGTTCTGGTAACAGGGGGAGCCGGGTTCATCGGATCGCACGTCGTGGATTCTCTGGTATCTCGCGAATTCGATGTTGTTGCTCTTGATGACCTGAGTGGCGGATACGCGGCGAACGTCAACTCACGTGCGACTTTTATCGAAGGTTCCATTCTCGATGTCGATTTGATCGATCAGTTGTTTTCCCGATACAGGTTTCGGCGTGTTTACCACCTGGCAGCCTACGCTGCGGAAGGATTGAGCCACTTTATTCGGCGTTTCAACTACACGAATAATGTGGTCGGCAGTATCAATCTCATCAATGCCAGCGTCAACTCCGACGTCGACTGTTTCGTGTTCACATCGTCAATCGCCGTCTACGGAGCCAATCAGGTTCCGATGTCCGAGGACCTCATGCCCAATCCGGAAGATCCGTACGGAATTGCAAAGCGGGCCGTGGAACTCGATCTCATGGCTGCAAAGGAAATGTTTGGGCTCGATTACGTCACATTTCGGCCCCATAACGTTTACGGCGAACGCCAGAATATTGGAGACCGCTATCGCAACGTTGTGGGCATCTTCATGCGTCAGGCAATGATGAACGAGCCGTTCACGATCTTTGGCGACGGAAACCAGACTCGGGCGTTCACTCATGTGGCCGACATCGCTGACATCATTGCGCGATCTCCCGATGTTGACGGAGCACGCAACCAGGTTTTCAATGTCGGGGCCGACGAGATTCTTACCGTCAATGAACTGGGCCGTACCGTAAGTAGCGCAATGGGTGTCGAATTCCAACCGGAGTATCTGGCCGCACGTAAGGAAGTCGTCCACGCCTACGCGGATCATTCCAAGTCTGATCGTGTTTTCGATTGCCGGACGAAGATCTCGATTCAGGAAGGGATTCCACGAATGGCTGACTGGGCCAAGGAAATCGGGCCGAGACGATCTCCGTTGTTTTCAGGGATCGAGATTCTTCAGAACCTTCCTCCATCGTGGAGTGACGAACTGCAGTTGTGA
- a CDS encoding class I SAM-dependent methyltransferase, which translates to MNFEETKAYWNSRADSKGTSVEATTNDVYLRELEIRTLKNWLGKFQDSIHTVVDVGCGNGYSTIELAKQFPSLQFVGLDYAAAMIDAARNLNTEAGVSNTKFDVWDLTAEELPIRPDVVITDRVIINLPTWDAQKQAIDRIGDSLAPGGHYLMIENFEEGQNAFNEVRRAFELDEISVRNHNLFLRKERLADHLDGMFDVKHRENISSMYYLVSRILYSRLCRDNGSTPDYYDEHHRIGSLLPSAGEYGPIELYVLERQSSAKA; encoded by the coding sequence ATGAACTTCGAAGAAACCAAAGCATACTGGAACTCACGCGCCGACAGTAAAGGCACATCTGTGGAGGCGACTACCAACGATGTCTATCTCCGCGAGTTGGAGATTCGCACTCTGAAGAACTGGCTGGGCAAATTTCAGGACAGTATTCATACTGTCGTTGATGTGGGTTGTGGGAACGGGTATTCGACAATCGAACTCGCGAAGCAGTTCCCTTCTCTGCAGTTTGTCGGATTAGACTACGCAGCTGCAATGATCGACGCTGCGAGGAATCTGAATACGGAGGCGGGCGTTTCCAATACAAAGTTCGACGTGTGGGATCTGACTGCAGAAGAACTGCCGATCCGTCCGGATGTCGTCATAACAGATCGCGTTATTATCAACCTGCCCACATGGGACGCACAGAAACAGGCCATCGACCGCATCGGAGATTCTCTTGCGCCTGGCGGCCACTATCTAATGATCGAGAATTTCGAAGAGGGACAGAATGCATTTAATGAGGTGCGGCGGGCGTTTGAACTCGATGAGATCTCCGTCAGAAACCATAACCTGTTCCTCAGGAAGGAACGCCTTGCCGACCACCTTGATGGTATGTTTGATGTGAAGCACCGGGAAAACATCAGCAGTATGTATTACCTGGTAAGTCGAATACTGTATTCCCGATTATGCAGAGACAACGGCTCCACTCCGGACTACTACGATGAACATCATCGAATCGGCAGTCTGCTGCCGTCTGCCGGAGAATACGGACCAATTGAACTTTACGTACTGGAACGTCAGTCGAGTGCAAAGGCATAA
- a CDS encoding methyltransferase, which translates to MNVRRWYAAPLMRVNKMLAPRIRNSRLITRWFFGVDVQKGRRVQYWDYTTLVFRQALLKHVQPRSRTLEIGVGEHAILSIFLCKHVEVTAFGVDLEPSAVEHACRTVKKNAVNVDLRQSDMFEACSGAFDVVFWNPPYVPRDAPAKGVIGGLSEVATDGGSDGMELIRRFVKCVPDYLDENGRVLLGFSSFYVETERILELVAQSSLEIEEFIAAFPNPSQVCVLRRRRNVNPKDGRPAMTPCSAPAENSPGQC; encoded by the coding sequence ATGAATGTGAGGCGGTGGTATGCCGCTCCACTGATGCGAGTGAATAAAATGCTTGCCCCCCGCATCAGAAACTCGCGATTGATAACCCGGTGGTTCTTCGGTGTAGACGTGCAGAAAGGCCGACGAGTCCAGTATTGGGATTATACGACACTGGTTTTTCGACAAGCGCTATTGAAACACGTCCAGCCACGAAGTCGGACGCTGGAAATCGGCGTCGGCGAACACGCGATTCTCAGCATCTTTCTCTGCAAACACGTTGAGGTCACGGCATTCGGTGTTGACCTTGAACCGTCCGCTGTCGAACACGCCTGTCGGACGGTCAAAAAGAATGCTGTCAATGTCGACTTGCGCCAAAGTGACATGTTCGAGGCGTGCAGCGGTGCCTTTGATGTGGTGTTCTGGAATCCGCCCTACGTGCCTCGCGATGCTCCGGCAAAGGGGGTGATCGGAGGGTTGTCGGAGGTGGCCACGGATGGGGGATCCGACGGGATGGAACTTATTCGACGTTTCGTTAAGTGTGTGCCGGATTACCTGGACGAGAACGGCCGGGTCCTGCTGGGGTTTAGTTCGTTCTACGTGGAGACGGAACGGATCCTTGAGTTGGTTGCTCAAAGCTCGCTGGAAATTGAGGAATTCATTGCAGCTTTCCCGAATCCAAGCCAAGTGTGTGTTCTGCGTCGCAGGAGAAATGTCAATCCGAAGGACGGTCGTCCGGCAATGACGCCTTGTTCGGCTCCTGCAGAAAATAGTCCCGGACAATGCTGA
- a CDS encoding cephalosporin hydroxylase family protein — protein sequence MNETKQSGNTLEHLRELSADFITTSAAERYSYNFSWLGRPVIQYPQDIVAMQELIWSVQPELIIETGIAHGGSLILSASMLELNAACGGPQDSEVLGIDIDIRKHNRQAIEAHPMYKRIRMLEGSSIAPQIIDEVQTAAHSRERILVLLDSNHTHEHVLAELNAYAPLVSVGSYCVVFDTVIEDMPADAFPDRPWGVGNNPKTAVQEFVELHPHFEIDQNMEDKLMITVAPSGYLRRVR from the coding sequence ATGAACGAAACGAAACAGAGCGGTAACACTCTGGAACACCTCCGCGAATTGTCTGCGGACTTCATTACCACAAGTGCAGCAGAGCGCTATTCTTACAATTTCTCCTGGCTGGGTCGTCCTGTTATCCAGTACCCCCAGGACATTGTGGCAATGCAGGAGCTGATTTGGAGTGTACAGCCGGAGTTGATCATCGAGACAGGCATTGCGCATGGTGGTTCGCTGATTCTGTCGGCGTCGATGCTTGAACTGAATGCTGCGTGCGGGGGGCCTCAGGACTCGGAAGTGCTCGGAATAGACATTGATATACGTAAGCACAACCGACAGGCGATTGAAGCCCATCCTATGTACAAACGGATTCGTATGCTCGAGGGATCCAGCATTGCGCCTCAGATCATAGACGAAGTCCAGACGGCTGCTCATTCGAGGGAACGAATTCTTGTCCTGCTGGATTCCAATCATACTCACGAGCATGTACTCGCTGAACTCAATGCCTACGCCCCGCTCGTCAGTGTTGGGAGCTACTGTGTTGTATTTGATACGGTTATTGAGGATATGCCTGCAGATGCATTTCCGGATCGACCCTGGGGGGTGGGCAACAACCCCAAAACAGCCGTGCAGGAATTTGTCGAATTACACCCGCACTTTGAAATCGATCAGAACATGGAGGACAAACTGATGATTACTGTGGCGCCGAGCGGATACCTGCGAAGGGTCAGATGA
- a CDS encoding glycosyltransferase: MFKSPPFVSIVIPTRNRWELAATCLQSAVAQTNHDYEIILSDNSTDLDHSERLGELVQQVAKYCDAEVRYLQPPEPLNMADNWEYATRHATGRYVAVLTDRHVIRPSSVAVWKRIVEETNPDLLIWNVRSGYSSVSGFERTSPFDGQVTQQTPLHVLDRFLQFSGWKAESMFFNELPRSLNCLHRRKLADKIRDRHKTLYRPLSPDNTSAFLFLAAASDVTYVNLPFYCSWGNQSNGEGSAIHGTAGYVSTYPGMDQFAGCPTRIDSVFNTIVSDFLETQRLEPALQQRDYSRPGYYLSLYREIQIKELRGSPLDTIGMRQEWAAAIADLPQSERDVVESGRLELETRDVRTRRTRRVLYRTGLLSMLRTGLEHLRWVSGRVRGRPSYANVLEAVASTDQYLYCQTPGASA; this comes from the coding sequence ATGTTCAAGTCGCCACCGTTTGTCAGTATCGTGATTCCCACACGCAACCGCTGGGAACTCGCTGCAACATGCCTCCAGTCAGCTGTGGCCCAGACGAATCATGACTATGAAATAATCCTTTCAGATAATTCCACTGATTTGGACCACAGCGAAAGACTTGGTGAGCTGGTGCAGCAGGTCGCAAAGTATTGCGACGCTGAAGTGCGATATCTTCAGCCGCCGGAGCCGCTCAATATGGCCGACAATTGGGAATACGCGACACGGCACGCGACTGGACGGTACGTTGCTGTTTTGACAGACCGGCATGTGATTCGCCCCAGCTCAGTCGCGGTCTGGAAGAGGATTGTTGAAGAAACGAATCCGGACCTCCTCATCTGGAACGTTCGTTCCGGCTATTCGTCCGTGTCAGGCTTCGAACGTACTTCACCGTTTGACGGCCAGGTCACACAGCAAACGCCACTTCATGTGCTGGACCGTTTTCTTCAGTTTTCCGGATGGAAGGCTGAGTCCATGTTTTTTAATGAGTTACCACGAAGTCTGAATTGTCTGCACCGGCGCAAACTGGCCGACAAAATACGCGACCGCCACAAAACGCTCTATCGGCCGCTGTCACCCGACAACACGTCTGCATTTCTGTTTCTTGCCGCAGCCTCCGACGTCACCTATGTCAACTTGCCGTTTTATTGTTCATGGGGCAATCAGAGTAACGGAGAGGGCTCAGCGATTCACGGAACGGCAGGGTACGTGTCAACATATCCAGGAATGGATCAGTTTGCAGGATGTCCAACCCGAATCGACTCGGTGTTTAATACAATCGTAAGTGATTTTCTTGAAACGCAGCGTCTCGAACCGGCACTGCAGCAGCGAGATTACAGTCGGCCTGGGTACTACTTGTCACTTTATCGGGAGATCCAGATCAAGGAGCTGCGAGGATCCCCTCTGGATACCATCGGGATGCGGCAGGAGTGGGCCGCCGCAATTGCAGATCTTCCGCAGAGCGAAAGAGATGTTGTGGAAAGTGGAAGGCTGGAATTGGAAACGAGAGATGTACGTACCAGGAGGACAAGGCGTGTCCTGTATCGTACCGGACTGCTGTCCATGCTAAGGACCGGACTCGAGCATCTGCGGTGGGTTTCGGGGCGTGTGCGAGGTCGTCCGAGTTATGCAAATGTGCTTGAGGCTGTTGCGTCCACAGACCAGTATCTGTATTGCCAAACACCAGGTGCTTCGGCCTGA
- a CDS encoding glycosyltransferase: MKNNGGDVIHMMVSSGGTQQEARVLYIASSSICDPLIVSQVVRYLRVLARDLPCCHLLTFERVPLTPVQSAEIESNLRTDGITWTPLVARSRSRVLNGWREINNGCKTALRLIRTHGLNIVHGRSFVPGNISLRACRKTNARFLYDMRGFWAEEKWAKGTIRQQMLKKLVQRAEDRLFHKADRLVSLTDSGKRQLQDRDISTPIDVIPCCVDTDLFQWNGQRRQNVRRIISVGSLGPGYQASAVFGVFAAAQHKWPNARLQLLTRTKQEVIDQVAQAAGCDLSRIDVAAVEPSEVPRYLSTADLGLCMIQPSVAKVASSPTRLAEYLASGVPVIANCDGIGDLLEIVPENRVGVNLRSFDSAGYQQCINEVDELLEDPNVSARCRRLCEERFSLEVGVRAYQSIYQRLITV; this comes from the coding sequence GTGAAGAATAATGGTGGTGACGTAATACATATGATGGTGTCTTCAGGCGGAACTCAACAGGAAGCGCGCGTGCTGTATATCGCGTCGTCGAGCATTTGTGACCCGTTGATTGTCTCACAGGTTGTGCGATACCTCCGGGTACTGGCGCGTGATCTGCCGTGTTGTCATCTGTTGACGTTTGAACGTGTCCCCTTAACTCCTGTGCAGTCTGCCGAGATCGAGAGTAATCTTCGTACCGACGGGATCACGTGGACCCCGTTAGTTGCCCGAAGCAGGAGCCGTGTTCTGAATGGATGGCGCGAAATTAACAATGGCTGTAAAACAGCGCTACGGCTCATCAGGACACACGGACTGAATATCGTTCACGGTCGGAGCTTTGTTCCCGGCAACATCAGTCTTAGAGCTTGCCGCAAAACGAATGCCAGGTTTTTGTACGATATGCGAGGATTCTGGGCGGAGGAGAAATGGGCGAAGGGAACCATTCGGCAGCAGATGCTGAAGAAGCTGGTTCAGCGGGCGGAAGATCGACTGTTTCATAAAGCCGACCGGCTGGTTTCACTGACAGACAGTGGAAAGCGGCAGCTTCAGGACCGAGATATCTCAACTCCGATCGATGTGATCCCCTGCTGTGTCGACACAGATCTCTTTCAATGGAACGGTCAGCGCCGTCAAAACGTGCGCCGGATCATTTCCGTTGGATCTCTGGGACCGGGTTATCAGGCCAGCGCCGTCTTCGGGGTCTTTGCTGCAGCACAACACAAGTGGCCGAACGCCCGACTACAGCTTCTGACACGGACGAAACAGGAAGTGATTGATCAGGTCGCGCAAGCCGCGGGTTGCGACCTGTCGAGGATCGATGTTGCGGCGGTGGAACCTTCGGAAGTTCCTCGGTATTTGAGTACTGCAGACCTTGGGCTGTGCATGATTCAGCCGAGCGTTGCCAAAGTGGCGTCGAGTCCCACTCGGCTTGCGGAGTACCTCGCGTCGGGAGTTCCGGTGATTGCGAATTGCGACGGGATTGGCGACTTGCTTGAAATCGTTCCGGAAAACCGCGTTGGTGTGAACCTCAGATCGTTCGATTCAGCGGGCTATCAGCAGTGTATTAACGAAGTTGACGAACTTCTTGAGGACCCGAATGTCTCGGCACGTTGCCGTCGGCTGTGCGAGGAGAGATTTTCTCTGGAAGTAGGTGTGCGGGCATATCAATCCATCTATCAGCGTTTGATCACGGTGTGA
- a CDS encoding DegT/DnrJ/EryC1/StrS family aminotransferase has translation MKSRIHYTKPSITELEVQYATDAAATGWGEKCYEYIGRFEQLFREHLGVKHAVATSSCTGALHMGLAGLGIGPGDEVILADINWIATAAPITYLGAEPVLVDIQPDSWCIDPLRVEQAITEKTRAIIAVHLYGNLCNMDALTAIGERHNIPVVEDAAEAIGAVYHGRRAGSLGRFGAFSFHGTKTITTGEGGMFVTNDDHLYERVLTLSNHGRSRAQPKQFFPDVIGYKYKLSNVQAAIGCAQMERVHELIKTKQRILCEYKRALSEIPGIAMNPEPEGVEIGAWMPTVVFPESPGFQREVLLSSLRKRGIDARVFFYPLSSLKTFDHVENPVAYSIAPRAVNLPSYHDLSRQDIAYVADALIDAAANVALTRTQNR, from the coding sequence GTGAAGTCGAGGATTCACTACACCAAACCGTCCATCACCGAACTGGAGGTTCAATATGCAACTGACGCTGCAGCCACCGGGTGGGGAGAAAAGTGCTATGAATACATCGGACGGTTTGAGCAGCTTTTCCGAGAGCACCTGGGAGTGAAACATGCGGTCGCGACATCGAGTTGTACCGGCGCGCTTCATATGGGGCTTGCAGGCCTCGGGATCGGGCCCGGCGACGAAGTGATTCTGGCTGATATCAACTGGATCGCGACCGCCGCGCCCATCACATATCTCGGCGCCGAACCCGTTCTGGTGGACATTCAGCCGGATTCATGGTGCATCGATCCACTACGTGTCGAGCAGGCCATTACCGAAAAAACAAGGGCGATTATTGCGGTCCATCTGTATGGTAACCTATGCAACATGGACGCTCTGACGGCGATCGGGGAACGCCACAATATCCCGGTTGTCGAGGATGCTGCTGAAGCGATAGGTGCTGTGTACCATGGAAGACGCGCCGGTTCTCTGGGGCGATTTGGCGCCTTCTCCTTCCACGGGACCAAAACCATCACAACCGGCGAAGGAGGAATGTTCGTCACGAACGACGACCATCTCTACGAGCGGGTACTGACACTCAGTAATCACGGGCGCTCACGGGCACAGCCCAAACAATTCTTTCCGGACGTCATCGGATACAAATACAAATTGTCCAACGTTCAGGCGGCGATCGGTTGCGCTCAGATGGAACGCGTTCACGAACTGATTAAAACGAAACAACGTATTTTGTGCGAATACAAACGGGCCCTTTCAGAAATTCCGGGTATCGCAATGAACCCCGAGCCCGAAGGCGTTGAAATCGGTGCCTGGATGCCGACCGTGGTCTTCCCGGAAAGTCCAGGATTCCAGCGTGAGGTTCTGTTGAGCAGTCTCAGGAAACGTGGCATAGATGCTCGTGTCTTTTTCTATCCGCTCTCAAGCCTTAAAACATTCGATCACGTTGAAAATCCCGTTGCTTATTCGATAGCGCCTCGTGCAGTTAACCTGCCCAGTTATCACGATCTTTCACGTCAGGACATAGCATACGTAGCCGATGCGCTCATCGATGCGGCGGCCAACGTTGCGCTCACACGAACCCAGAACAGGTAA
- a CDS encoding class I SAM-dependent methyltransferase: MNCRHCSAPLEHTFLDLGFAPFSNAYLKPEELGQPETYFPLKLKVCAECWLVQTEDYARPAELFRDDYAYFSSVSVSWLEHAARYSRMVIERFELSADSLVLEIASNDGYLLRNFVEAGIPCLGIEPTSGTADAAETLGIHVLREFFTQDLAEKLTKGGQQADLIIGNNVYAHVPDINDFTAGMKSTLKPGGVITLEFPHLMCLIKETQFDTVYHEHFSYLSLSTVSNLFERAGLRVFDVEELSTHGGSLRVFGCHDDDPRPTGNSVPEMVTTEELQGLRSLTTYTAFQQRADQVKNDLLDFLISQRREGKSVAAYGAAAKGNTLLNYAGVKPDLLAFVADAAPSKQGRFLPGSHIPIRHPDAIEQFRPDFVLILPWNLKTEISTQLTNIRNWSGRFTVAIPELTVL, from the coding sequence GTGAATTGCCGTCACTGCTCCGCTCCGCTTGAACACACATTTCTTGATCTGGGGTTTGCGCCGTTTTCAAATGCCTACCTGAAACCTGAGGAGCTCGGCCAGCCGGAGACATACTTCCCCCTGAAACTAAAAGTCTGTGCTGAATGCTGGCTGGTTCAGACAGAAGACTATGCTCGACCCGCTGAATTATTTCGTGATGACTATGCCTATTTCTCTTCAGTCTCAGTATCGTGGCTCGAACACGCAGCACGATATTCACGAATGGTGATCGAACGTTTCGAACTCAGTGCCGACAGTTTAGTGCTGGAGATCGCGTCAAATGACGGATACCTGTTGCGCAACTTTGTTGAGGCCGGCATCCCGTGTCTTGGAATTGAACCTACATCGGGCACTGCCGATGCCGCTGAGACGCTTGGAATTCACGTCCTGCGCGAGTTCTTCACGCAGGATCTTGCCGAAAAATTGACGAAGGGAGGGCAACAGGCGGACCTTATCATCGGCAACAACGTCTACGCTCATGTACCGGACATCAACGACTTTACGGCGGGAATGAAGTCGACTCTGAAACCTGGAGGAGTAATCACGCTGGAGTTCCCGCATTTGATGTGCCTGATTAAAGAAACTCAATTCGACACAGTTTATCACGAGCACTTCTCGTATCTGTCTCTGTCTACCGTCAGTAACCTCTTTGAACGGGCGGGGCTTCGGGTCTTTGATGTTGAGGAATTATCGACCCACGGAGGAAGCCTTCGCGTATTTGGCTGCCACGACGACGATCCCAGGCCGACTGGGAATTCTGTACCCGAAATGGTCACGACTGAAGAATTGCAAGGTCTTCGCTCGCTGACAACATATACGGCGTTCCAGCAACGTGCTGATCAGGTCAAGAACGATTTGCTGGACTTCCTCATCAGTCAGCGCCGTGAGGGGAAATCGGTGGCTGCCTATGGGGCCGCTGCCAAAGGAAACACCCTGCTGAACTATGCCGGAGTGAAACCGGATTTACTGGCATTCGTCGCGGACGCGGCCCCGTCGAAGCAGGGACGATTCCTGCCCGGCAGCCACATTCCGATCAGACATCCCGATGCGATCGAGCAGTTTCGTCCGGACTTCGTATTGATTCTCCCGTGGAATCTAAAAACAGAAATCTCCACGCAATTGACAAACATCCGAAACTGGTCGGGCCGATTCACTGTGGCAATTCCGGAGCTGACAGTGCTGTGA
- a CDS encoding YdcF family protein, whose product MLLSRDVQKKNVGDQHFPITGTFLRLLFTIVALFVLLWCFLGRRVVEKILVDLVLPVGLISCLLLLISATFLRMRRFRDSGLVAVVLLIIIVSGNRYVANHVIGSLEGRYSSIDPMQMERLDVLVLLGGATCETPSGGFEVNDNGDRIVTAARMFHRGLVECIYCSGTRTVEVSKAATDEAEQARIILIDLGVPEEAVVRLQGRNTFEEMESIAERFGDHRVGILTSAWHLPRAMRLAESAGVSAVPVPSNFIGRGVVRDLPAGAVIRDCVPRHEALLINARAMKEYLASIVRR is encoded by the coding sequence ATGCTGTTGAGTCGCGACGTGCAGAAAAAAAATGTCGGCGATCAGCATTTCCCTATTACGGGTACGTTCCTGCGGCTGCTGTTCACAATTGTGGCACTGTTTGTTTTGCTGTGGTGCTTTCTCGGACGTCGTGTTGTTGAAAAAATTCTTGTCGATCTGGTTTTACCTGTCGGACTGATCAGCTGTCTCCTGCTCTTGATTTCCGCCACCTTTCTTCGGATGCGGCGGTTTCGAGACAGTGGGCTTGTTGCGGTCGTCCTGCTGATCATCATTGTGTCAGGCAATCGGTATGTGGCGAATCATGTCATTGGATCACTCGAAGGACGTTACTCTTCGATTGATCCAATGCAAATGGAACGGCTGGACGTTCTTGTTTTGCTGGGTGGAGCGACGTGTGAGACTCCTTCCGGGGGATTCGAAGTCAACGACAACGGAGATCGGATTGTGACTGCCGCGCGGATGTTTCATCGCGGACTTGTGGAGTGCATATACTGTAGCGGCACAAGAACGGTCGAAGTCAGCAAGGCGGCAACAGATGAAGCCGAGCAGGCGCGAATCATTCTGATCGATCTGGGCGTTCCGGAGGAGGCTGTCGTGCGACTGCAGGGCCGCAATACATTTGAGGAAATGGAGTCCATCGCAGAAAGGTTTGGGGATCACCGCGTGGGAATTCTCACATCGGCCTGGCATCTGCCTCGGGCGATGCGTTTGGCCGAATCTGCCGGAGTTTCGGCCGTTCCGGTGCCAAGCAATTTCATCGGGCGCGGAGTCGTCAGAGACCTTCCCGCGGGAGCGGTCATCCGTGACTGCGTTCCCCGTCACGAAGCGCTCCTGATCAATGCTCGAGCGATGAAGGAATACCTGGCCTCGATTGTCAGGCGATAA
- a CDS encoding acyltransferase — protein sequence MKIQHDTFIGHNCVLVANESIVIGPNGLIAEHVTIRDQDHGLRVGATPFSRQQQKVSAVTVGSNVWLGAKSTLLRGVTIGDNSVIAAHALVRDDVGEGTLAAGVPARVIRSLEREEDGSSAR from the coding sequence GTGAAAATTCAGCATGATACGTTTATTGGTCATAATTGTGTTCTTGTTGCGAATGAGAGTATCGTGATCGGTCCCAACGGTCTTATTGCGGAACACGTGACGATTCGGGATCAGGACCACGGATTGCGTGTTGGAGCGACTCCATTCAGCAGGCAACAGCAGAAGGTCTCGGCAGTGACCGTCGGCAGTAACGTCTGGCTTGGAGCCAAATCGACCCTGCTCAGGGGAGTGACGATTGGTGACAACAGTGTGATTGCGGCGCATGCACTCGTTCGCGACGACGTGGGTGAAGGCACACTGGCTGCCGGCGTTCCGGCACGTGTGATTCGCTCTCTCGAACGTGAAGAGGATGGGAGTAGCGCCAGGTGA